Within the Oncorhynchus masou masou isolate Uvic2021 chromosome 1, UVic_Omas_1.1, whole genome shotgun sequence genome, the region ACTAGAGGTGTATACAGAACCAGTGTACCTTCCCCAATCTACAATCTTCAGACTCAGCCCTGGATTAAACCAAGAGAGATTAAGGTCTGTGCCAGTCCTAAACAGAGTGCATTGGATCATTGAGTGACACTATGCCACCTCACGCTCCGTCACATCACCAAGTTGCccataggcacagatctaggatcagtttacaaTCCCCAAACCTAATCTGAACTGTCAGAGGGGAAAACAACTGAGCTCACACCAGTGTTTATGGGCAACCTCCACCCACTCCGTACCCATCCCGTCCCGCCCAACTTGGTCCATCTAGCAGGGGTGCACGTTACACGCTCGGATCTCCTTCCTGTCCTTGCAGCTGGGGAGCTGGGCGCTCTTAAGCCTCCTCTTGGCTGTCATGAGCCGCTCCTGAATCCCCCCGCCACACAGCTTGGTACAGTCCGTCCAGCTGGACCATGGCCTCATCTTACAGCctgaccagagagaaagagaaagtgagagaaggcATGGAGAAAGACATTTTATACATTTTCATGGAAATGTGTTCCTTGTTAAAGAATAGCGAAGATCATATTGAAGATAATGACTATCAAAACTGACTGTGATTTAGTTTTCTATGAGTAcatttacatgcacactaataatgAAATATTAAACTGATCATGGCAGTAGGTAGATTATacaatagtcatgtaaacacattactctgtttatcttaatTGGGGGAAGGTCAAAAGAAGTACGCATACGCTGATTAAAAAATCTGGTCAGAGTGGATTCCCACCAACCTGGGTGTTCAGCGGTCGACGTGGTCTCCTCCCCCTGTCGCCCACCCTGTttgctcctcctcttctccctcgccTCCTTGCGCCGTTTCTTCTCGTCGCTGTTGACCTGTCCCTGGCCACCACCGCGGTTACACTTCCTGATCTTACACTTCTTCCTCTGTACAGTCTCGGGACACGAGTCCCCTCCGAACTGAGGCTCCAGCTTCACCATGCGTGTCCTGATCATGTGACCTTTACCACAGGATTTGTTGCACTCAGACCACTCCGTCCACTCTGACACCATACAGTCTgttgctgtagagagagagagagagagagagagagagagagagagagagagagagagagagagagagagagagagagagagagagagagagagagagagagagagagagagagagagagagagagagagagagagagagagagagagagagagagataatgaagaGGGGGGTAGGGTGGAGTAAGAAAGGTGAAAAGTTAATATGGGAAGAAAGCTTGAAGATACACGTCATGACTTTGCATTAGTGTTCCTTGTTCTAAACATAACACAATACGAATCCCCTGGAAACAAATTCTCTGACTTATGTCCATTACGAGAACATTCTTAAAGAACTGCAAGGATGATTAGGGCTGGCCAGAATAATACGGCCAGCTTTATCCCCTCACTAAGACTGAAGGAAGACCAGTAAACAAGCTTTTTCACCCCAATACAATGACATCTGCCAAAGTTAAAGCtggttatttctgacttttaatCCCATTCTTCACAATACAGCCCTTAAATTAGCTGCCTCATTTTCTAGGGaacaggagaaaggagaggagaaagagagtatTTTCCTATGGTAATGTGTCTGCCAGTCTCGTACCTGACTCGAATATATATATAACCTATTAAGTCAGGCTTAAATGTGAGAGCACATGGGCATTTCTGGGTTCCAATGTTCCCTCTCATATAAACCTGCTTATACTCCACCAGGGCATTCTCATGATAACCCTATCTGGGAGAGTTtgggctggagatgagactatGGGCACCCCTAACGCAGATGACATAAAGATGTGTACACACTAACAAGCCAAGTGTGTTATAAGTGTGTTTGtggcgtgtgtgtgcatgtggatgtgATAGAGAGTGTATTATAAGCAGACGGATGCTCGGTTGCACAATGAAGATAATAATCAGCATTATTATGAACTACACATGTGAAGTACTGTTTCAGTTGGTGTGTCCACACATGAAGAAAGTAGATTCACCccaatgtgtgtgcgtgtgtgtgaatgttCCTTACGACACTCTGGCAGCATGCACTTCTCCACCTGCTCCAGGTCCTCTGTACACTCCCCCAGCTCCACAGCAGACTTGAGCACGCGCTGCCTCGTCCGCATGCCCTTCCCACACGTCACACTGCAGTCGCTCCAGTCAGACCACGGAGACAGCATACAGGGGATGGTGTCTGtgcacacaggacacacacaaaaTCAGTGTCTATCCCGATTTCATCTGGTTGGCATTTGTTGTGGTGTCTGAGTGAtagtgtgtgcgtacgtgtgtacaagtgttcatgtgtgtgtacagatgagcgtgtgtgtgcatgtgtgtgtttgtttgtataaGCCTGCATATGCTtatctgtgtgtgactgtgtgtgtgtgtgtgtgtgcgggaatGTGTGtgcgggagtgtgtgtgttactcacgaCACTCTGGCATCATGCACTTCTCCACCTCCAGCACCTCAGCCCCACAGATGGAGCCGTCCGGGGGAGGCATCTTCACCATGCGTTCCCTTCTCTTCATACCCAGCCCACAGGTGGCACTGCAGGAGTCCCACTCACCCCACTCTGTCACCAGACAACTGTTGGGGGCTAAAAAGAGGGGGATCAGACAGTTAAGAGGGGAAAaggcagagagggggaagggaagaggaggagggaataagaaagggagagggaagaggagggaggtgggggagaggaagagagggggtgtGTTCAATGGGAGAGACAGAACTTAATCCACATATGCATTAATTTGTCCTGTAATCAGGCATAATTATACATCATCCTAATAGTTTGAACAATACATTTgaataatttagcagatgctcttccACTGAGAATTGATGCACACAATGAGCCTCATTTATCTACAGCATAGAAATACATAGATTTGTTTGTATGAAAAGTGCATAGACAGATTAATCAAAAGTTTCCTATACCTcggaaaatgtttgtttttttacctgaTTAAAAGAAAACTTTGCTAAATGCAGCAATGTTTGTGATAAATGACTTTGTGAACCATTGATTTTAGGGGTTAAAGCTACTCACTGCATTCCTCGTTCACAATACACTTCTCGTTCTCCTCAGTAGGCAAGGTACACACAGAGCCATCGTCAGGGAACTGCTTGACGTAGCGTTCCCTGGACCGCAGGCCCATCCCACATGACATGCTGCACGGAGACCAGGTGATCCACTCTGACATCGTGCAGGTGGACCCTTCTGAGAGGTCGGGGGCAAAGTGCAGAAGGTCACAGTCAGTTATGGCATTTGAGTTGCATTCAGGATTTTAATGTCCTTACAGTGTTAGTAGTCACATCACACTTTATATAATCAACTAGTGTATGATGCATCTACATCATGGGACCTCCTGTTAGTCTCATTTATCATAACAAGGCAATAGGAGACTATGAGCATATATGTCAGCTCATGGCCATTAGAAGAGCTTGTACCAGTATGCCTGTACCAGTATGCCTGTACCCAAAGTGTTACCCAAGAGCTTGTACCAGTATGCCTGTACCCAAAGTGTTAGCCAAGAGTTTGTACCAGTATGCCTGTACCCAAAGTGTTACCCAAGAGTTTGTACCAGTATGCCTGTACCCAAAGTGTTACCCAAGAGTTTGTACCAGTATGCCTGTACCCAAAGTGTTACCCAAGAGCTTGTACCAGTATGCCTGTACCCAAAGTGTTACCCAAGAGTTTGTACCAGTATGCCTGTACCCAAAGTGTTACCCAAGAGTTTGTACCAGTATGCCTGTACCCAAAGTGTTACCCAAGAGCTTGTACCAGTATGCCTGTACCCAAAGTGTTACCCAAGAGTTTGTACCAGTATGCCTGTACCCAAAGTGTTACCCAAGAGTTTGTACCAGTATGCCTGTACCCAAAGTGTTACCCAAGAGCTTGTACCAGTATGCCTGTACCCAAAGTGTTACCCAAGAGCTTGTACCAGTATGACTGTACCAGTATGCCTGTACCCAAAGTGTTACCCAAGAGTTTGTACCAGTATGCCTGTACCCAAAGTGTTACCCAAGAGTTTGTACCAGTATGCCTGTACCCAAAGTGTTACCCAAGAGTTTGTACCAGTATGCCTGTACCAGTATGCCTGTACCCAAAGTGTTACCCAAGAGCTTGTACCAGTATGCCTGTACCCAAAGTGTTACCCAAGAGCTTGTACCAGTATGCCTGTACCCAAAGTGTTACCCAAGAGCTTGTACCAGTATGCCTGTACCCAAAGTGTTACCCAAGAGCTTGTACCAGTATGCCTGTACCCAAAGTGTTACCCAAGAGCTTGTACCAGTATGCCTGTACCAGTATGCCTGTACCCAAAGTGTTACCCAAGAGTTTGTACCAGTATGCCTTTACCCAAAGTGTTACCCAAGAGCTTGTACCAGTATGCCTGTACCCAAAGTGTTACCCAAGAGCTTGTACCAGTATGCCTGTACCAGTATGCCTGTACCAGTATGCCTGTACCCAAAGTGTTACCCAATAGTTTGTACCAGTATGCCTGTACCCAAAGTGGTACCCAAGAGTTTGTACCAGTATGCCTGTACCCAAAGTGTTACCCAAGAGCTTGTACCAGTATGCCTGTACCAGTATGCCTGTACCAGTATGCCTGTACCCAAAGTGTTACCCAAGAGCTTGTACCAGTATGCCTGTACCAGTATGCCTGTACCCAAAGTGTTACCCAAGAGTTTGTACCAGTATGCCTGTACCAGTATGCCTGTACCCAAAGTGTTACCCAAGAGTTTGTACCAGTATGCCTGTACCAGTATGCCTGTACCCAAAGTGTTACCCAAGAGTTTGTACCAGTATGCCTGTACCAGTATGCCTGTACCCAAAGTGTTACCCAAGAGTTTGTACCAGTGTGCCTGTACCAGTATGCCTGTACCCAAAGTGTTACCCAAGAGTTTGTACCAGTATGCCTGTACCCAAAGTGTTACCCAAGAGTTTGTACCAGTATGCCTGTACCCAAAGTGTTACCCAAGAGTTTGTACCAGTATGCCTGTACCCAAAGTGTTACCCAAGAGCTTGTACCAGTATGCCTGTACCCAAAGTGTTACCCAAGAGTTTGTACCAGTATGCCTGTACCCAAAGTGTTACCCAAGAGTTTGTACCAGTATGCCTGTACCCAAAGTGTTACCCAAGAGCTTGTACCAGTATGCCTGTACCCAAAATGTTACCCAAGAGTTTGTACCAGTATGCCTGTACCCAAAGTGTTACCCAAGAGCTTGTACCAGTATGCCTGTACCAGTATGCCTGTACCCAAAGTGCTACCCAAGAGCTTTGAAAATGCATAAGCTGTGAACACATTTATGCAACAGGCATGTTTCTCCTCATTAATAACAACCCCCTGCTGTTGTTGCATTATGttcaggtgggagggagggaggataagaGCCGTTCTGGGTGAGACTCACATGGATTTATATCTAAACCCTCCCTCTCCAGACTGAAAGACTCATTGAACTCTGCTCTATAAAGAAGCTCATCATTAATAAGATGAGCAAATCATCAATGAATCATTAATAATAAGCAAATCATGAATAAGAGCCCAGAGTAagagcccgtgtgtgtgtgtgtgtgtgtgtgtgtgtgtacacgcacacaaacacagaatgatgcatacacacacatgggctcttacacacacacacacacacacacacacacacacacacacacacacacacacacatatttacatttacatttaagtcatttagcagacgctcttatccacacacacacacacacacacacacacacacacacacacacacacacacacacacacacacacacacacacacacacacacacacacacacacacacacacacacacacacattttattaTTCATTAGTCTTTCATTGCAAGCAGCAAAGACGTGACGCCGCTGTGTGTATTCTCATAACTTGTTATATGTCTTTTAATAAAGCCTTAGTATCCACTGTGGCCTCCCGGCAGCTTTAGCCCATTACACATTTTATAGGCTTGTCTCAGAAACACAGTGTCCCTCTCACCTCTATGCTGCTACAACTTTATTGTTTGAGCTACAAACGAGCTGGGGGCTTTATCGATGACCCAACACCAATAAAGACCTGCAGTAAACCAGATTTGATCTATCCCTGTTTTCATTGCAAACCAGATTTTACCTTCCCCTGTTTTCTTTGCAATAACCTATGAAATGCTAACAAAGATGACGTCCACACTAATAAAGCTCCTAGAGGGACTTGAGGGTCTGATGTTGATGTTGGTTTTTAGATGGGTGTTTGTACACCAAGACAGCAACAAGAAATACACATTTCCAGATTGTATCCTAGATTGTATTGTAGTATATCTGTTCATGTCAATATACATTTGTGTAACGGGGGTGGTTCGGTGAACCACGTTCACGTGTTGAGTAACATTGCCTGAGACAAAGACTTGTATTAGCACCCTGAGCTAATATATCGGCTTTAGCTTAGGAGGCAAACACAGTATTGTAAACCTTTGTTCGAAACCCCGCCATGTCTCATGAGATGCCTAGTACATCCAACATACTGACCCTCGTCGCTGCAGCCGGGCCCCATGCAGGGCTCAAAGTCCTGGGTGTGAGGACAGGGTACACTGAGGTCGAGCTGGGCCTTCAGCATCCTCTGTCTCATCCTCTTGCCCTTGTCACAGGTGGCTGAGCTGCAGGCTGACCAGGGAGACCAGTTGGAGTAGATGCATGTCTCTGGAGTGTCgtctggagggagggaaagtgggaacgtgagagagagagaaagggtggcagaggagtggagggtttagagagagagagagagagagaggagaaatacaTTCATCAAGTGAAGGGCATAAACACAAATGCTCAAAGTCAGAACTAGATATGTTTCCTCAGGTGTGTGTTGAGTGCCTAAGCCCCTCCTCACTAAGTGATGTGCTATTGAAACAATCAATTTAAACATGTATGTCCCTGGGACATGTTCAGGTGCGACAATTCACTTGGAAGAATCTCAACTGCAGCCTTATTGATTTATTGAAAATGCCACTACTGATCAAATCTGCTTATGATTCCATCTGTGCAGCTttcccatgagagagagagaaagaaaaggcaACATGGAGGACAATTATGCTGAGCTGGGTTAACTCATTCTACTGTTTCTCAAGCTCTGGTTCTAATCTCCcatgcctggagagagagagagagagagagagagagagagagagagagagaggagagagagagagagagatgcctttctcctctctcttgcttATCGCTCCTCTGTTACAACCTTTGTTGGCAGAGTTGGGGAGATACAGGgacacagaggggagagagagataaagagagacacagaccttcctctttctcctcctgggCGATATCAGCCACAATGTCATCCACGTTATCAGGCACGACGTTGCACTGCTCTCCCTGCGGACAGACAAACACAGGCCTGCGTTGTGGAATACATACCACTCTGTTGTGATAAGATCCTCCGTTTGCCTCTGGCGGCTATCAGACAAAGAAGGGGGTAAACAGGGAGGTCAGCTGATGCATCCTCTCACCTTTGCTGGAgctcacagatacacacacacgttgtCGCTATCTAGCTAGCGTATTTAGTTATCTCTCTTTCTAGCGAACGGGGAGGTGATATGGGGACATGCTGGTAATGGAATTCAGCTGTCATAACAATAGAGGTCCGCTTAGGGCAAGTGACAAACGATCAGAgtgatagggtgtgtgtgtggggctgggggcgttgctgtgtgtgtgcgattgtgcgtgcacgtgtgtgctTGTACCTGCACGCTTCAGTGTGTGAGGATCAATAGATTGACAAAGGCTAATAGAGTAGATGGAGAGATTCCAGTTGAGTCTGCCAGGCTGGATGGTGTGTAAATGCTATAGTCCACTGACATTTACATCACTGTTCAACAGCTGTTCTCTTCAAACTGCACCTATACAACTAACATTTATATCTACAGCTGCATTGACCCACAACGTCTTCAGTTAGACACTGGAACAATGCAGAGGAAGTTCAAATAAAGCTACATTCTTCTGATTGAAAAAGATGTATCTTCCTCTCAGTGTCTGAAGCATGAAAATTGACATCTCTAGTTCAATACACCAATATGTTCCATTGTGCTGTTTGTTTACCTTCTCATTTCGAGTCGTGCACCGAAACAACGTTATGAACACAGGCACATAATCAAATGTTTGTAACCACTTCGAGATCTTAGAACCACCCTCAAACATGCCTTGATGCGCATGAAATCAGGTTGTGTTGGTGACAGCTGGAGGGAAAGAACAAGAGGAGtgtgagacagaaagaggatgGAAATAGGAAGTGAAGTGAGCAAAGAAAGAGGATTGAGGCAACAAAAGTGGGAGAGATATAGCAGCCAAAGGAACggaagaaatggagagagataaTTGGATGAACAGACCTTTCGGGCAATGCGCTCCACTACTACCCTGGCCACGGGGGTGATGGCGCCCCCCTCAGGGTCGTAGAAGGGGCTCTGGGGGTGGTCCAGGCTAGTCAGGGGGCGGATCTTCTCCTGAGGGACTGTGGGCTTGTTGGGAGACTGgaggtcagaacacacacacacacacacaaatgaagaGTCAACATAGATACATGACTGTCTTTTCATGTCAATATGTGTTCCATTGTAGTATTGAGGAACAGTGTCATGATATCAGTGATAAAATATGTATTTGCAGATAACCTTGAAAAGTTGCAATAGGTCTCTTCATGTGCACTATGGAGGTATACAACACATCTATAATATATTCTCGTCCCAGCACAAAAAACATACGGCCTCCTAAGACTGGCAAACCTAGATTATACAAGTCACAAAGCCACATCCACTAAAGCAACATGAATCCATAGATCTTGGTCAGGGACACTGTGAGTTACGGGGTTATGTGGTGAAACTGTTGTCATTAGACTGAAGCAAACGTCTGCTAACAGGGGTTGAACATAAAGGGTTGACATGTAACTTTGTATAGTGCTATTGTGTTATGGTGATCAACATCTTCCACACCTTTGAACTTCTGATATGTTATGTGTCAGGTATAACCCTCCATTACAATGTACAGAATGTGGTTGCTACATCACTACATACATCCTACTGTTTCACACCAGTGGAGAGCAGagtcacacagtgagagagaacaCCATAGGAGGCTACCAGGAGCTGTTTTAACAACTCAAAACGTCAACTTCAGGCTTCCTGAAACAACAGAAACCACTAAAATATATAGACACCGTTCAATAATAAAACACTCTACAACCTCATTTCATGAGTTCTTGCACAACTTGTTCTTTCTTCCACCCAAGTACACTGTAAATATGTCTGAGGCTCCAGATATTTGATATGAGTAAGGTCATTGGTGGGGAGAGCCAAATCAAACAGGGGAGTAACAGTTCAACAGGTTCGTCTGTGAACTCCCAGGGATCAGCCAAAGGTCTGTCTGTGAGCTCACACAGCACAGTCATAACCTCTCCTCAACCAGTCTGCCCATATACTGAAAAATAATATATTGACATATATacagtggacaaaacattaggaacacctgctcttccatgacagactgaccagatgaatccaggtgaaagttataataccttattgatgtcacttattaaatccacttcaatcattgtagatgaaggggaggagacaggttaaagaagcatttttaagccttgagacaattgagacatggattgtgtatgtgtgccattcagaaggaaaatgggcaagactaaatatttaagtgctttgaacggggtatggtagtaggtgccaggggcttgtggagtccatgccccaatgaattgatgCAGTTCTGAGGGAAAAAGTCAATATAgactcaatattagaaaggtgttcctgatgttttatacactcagtgtattgcaATAAATATTTTGACAATATCTTAATATTATTTTTGTGCTAGtaggctgtacctgcaccaaaattACAGTATTTCTCcgtcatagcttgttctccatcttctttttaaatactgaaccaatttgttttcagcacttttatttccacgACTGATCGAAACtcgttttctcatggctctctcttgtccctctgcagcagacgtaTGTTTGGAACATCGTATTGCAGTATCGAAAAGTAATACATATAGATTCATGAGAATCGCAATAAATAtcatatcggcacctaagtatcatgataatatggtattgtgaggtccctggcaactCCCAGCCCTATAAGAAGTGTGATTTTATACAGTAGGTGGTGTGAGTGATGTCTGGGGCTTGCGctccagggttatggttagaatcaCTGTGGTAGAGATAGTGTGAATATTAGAGCGTTTAGTTGTGACATTTTGAGGAGGCCATTGACCTCATAGGTGACCCCGTTGTCGGTGCCTGCATCCCAGGGGATCATATCCTGGACAACCCTCTGGGCCCAACCACACTCCTTGGTGCAGAGGTCCTCTGCAGACAGCCCCACGTTCCAGTCAGGGCTGGGCCCCAGCATGGTGAGGAAGGACATCAGGTGACGGGTCCGGTCCACTGAGAACTCAGCCGACGGGGCAGCAcgactggaggacagagagaagggactATTTTGAAGAAAGTCACAATTGCAATAATTGTGATATGTGATGTTTTACCTACCTTTAGCTGATCAATGCACTGATtgcaagtcactctggataagggTGCCTGTTAAATGACTAAATATGAAAagtagaagagagaagagagagtgtatagagcgagagagagagaaagagagagagagagagaacagaaatacTGACTGAAGTCCCTAAAAAGCAAAaaaagagatagagggatagcAAGGAAAGGGAGATGAAGAACGAGGAAAGGATGAGAGCAGGGGTACTTAAGTCGACAGAGATGTAGAGAAGTTTCTTTGCTGCCTCAGGCATGCCCTGCACATCCAGCTCACCCCCTACAACAGTTCAACACAGAGCCGCCAGCCAGAGGTAAAGAGTCATAAACACGCCTAAATACTTTACTGGTGGCAGAGAGCcatggatatgtgtgtgtgtgtgtgtgtgtgtgtgtgtgtgtgtgtgtgtgtgtgtgtgtgtgtgtgtgtgtgtgtgtgtgtgtgtgtgtgtgtgtgtgtgtgtgtgtgtgtgtgtgtgtgtgtgtatatatgtatgtatgtgtgtgtgtgtgcaacagcTAATGTGATGagcgatcacacacacacccaaagaaAAGTTTTCACAGACAGTCACAAGCACAATAATGCACATGGCAGCACAAATGTCTGTTCAGAAATCCTTTTTCCTAGTACCAAACCACAGCATTTCTAATGAACGTTTATCAGGGGTTGATAGATACCTCCCACCCTCCTACACCCTATCCCTCCTGCCACCCTGTCAATTACAAGTCGGCTTTGTGTTGGGTCCAATGTGGCTGTCAGAGATAAACCTCAGGCCCCTGAGACTGGCTGAGCTGAGCAAAGGGACGCGGTGACATGCggtgagggggaagaggggacgGCTGGCAGCCTGCTGTGTGTTCCCAGAGGATTAGAGCTCTTACACAGCCTTAGAGGTGATTATTACTGTGTATGGGAGGACAAGCCAGGACTGGCAAGGACAGGGCTGGACAGAATTGGACAGGACagggctgaggtgtgtgtggtaATAGAAAATCTGATGGATTTACTGGCAGATGAAGAACATAATTGTTTCAGGTGACAATTGAGCTTCCGTACAGTCTGAGAAGGTGCTATATAGAACCATACAATATATCATAACGCCTTTCATTGAGGGCCTAGTTATACCCTAACACAGTGGTGTCACAaaactcctggtttacaggccacatcaggcttgcaagtcacattatgttggcttgcaaagtgatgtgcaattcctattggaatccagccagattTAGGATATCCAACGAGTGGAATTTTTTATCACCAGCAATCTGCTTTGAGAATGACTGCCATGGTAGGGAAGATGGAAAACTGGTACTATCTCAGTGATCTAAACTGGACCAACCAGCTCTGTAAAGGGTGCAATAAGTCAAATTATTAACTAAATTGGTTTAGTTTACAAAAAatttatgttatttatctttgtgtagcataacatGTATCAACCAATCAATGTCCATGCAAAAACACATTCAAACCAACAA harbors:
- the LOC135550115 gene encoding spondin-1-like isoform X2, with amino-acid sequence MAGAGIFLCILLLQCFISTALCNAGFAFTEEPSERAGKSDGYCGRILRAQGTRKEGYNEFRLRVEGDPENYQPGSTYRVTLYASSPAYFRGFTLIALREGREGDKEEDYAGNFQIIDEEDTQFMINCPPAVTESTPRRRTRIQVFWTAPPSASGCVTLKASIVQKRIIYFQDEGSLTKRMCEKESLYGETTEKPLLDCCACGTAKYRVTFYGNWSEKVHPKDYPRRANHWSAIIGASHSKNYVLWEYGGYASEGIKKVAELGSPVSMEEEIRQKGDDVLTVIKMKAQWPAWQPLNVRAAPSAEFSVDRTRHLMSFLTMLGPSPDWNVGLSAEDLCTKECGWAQRVVQDMIPWDAGTDNGVTYESPNKPTVPQEKIRPLTSLDHPQSPFYDPEGGAITPVARVVVERIARKPPEANGGSYHNRVVCIPQRRPVFVCPQGEQCNVVPDNVDDIVADIAQEEKEEDDTPETCIYSNWSPWSACSSATCDKGKRMRQRMLKAQLDLSVPCPHTQDFEPCMGPGCSDEEGSTCTMSEWITWSPCSMSCGMGLRSRERYVKQFPDDGSVCTLPTEENEKCIVNEECTPNSCLVTEWGEWDSCSATCGLGMKRRERMVKMPPPDGSICGAEVLEVEKCMMPECHTIPCMLSPWSDWSDCSVTCGKGMRTRQRVLKSAVELGECTEDLEQVEKCMLPECPTDCMVSEWTEWSECNKSCGKGHMIRTRMVKLEPQFGGDSCPETVQRKKCKIRKCNRGGGQGQVNSDEKKRRKEAREKRRSKQGGRQGEETTSTAEHPGCKMRPWSSWTDCTKLCGGGIQERLMTAKRRLKSAQLPSCKDRKEIRACNVHPC
- the LOC135550115 gene encoding spondin-1-like isoform X4 → MAGAGIFLCILLLQCFISTALCNAGFAFTEEPSERAGKSDGYCGRILRAQGTRKEGYNEFRLRVEGDPENYQPGSTYRVTLYASSPAYFRGFTLIALREGREGDKEEDYAGNFQIIDEEDTQFMINCPPAVTESTPRRRTRIQVFWTAPPSASGCVTLKASIVQKRIIYFQDEGSLTKRMCEKESLYGETTEKPLLDCCACGTAKYRVTFYGNWSEKVHPKDYPRRANHWSAIIGASHSKNYVLWEYGGYASEGIKKVAELGSPVSMEEEIRQKGDDVLTVIKMKAQWPAWQPLNVRAAPSAEFSVDRTRHLMSFLTMLGPSPDWNVGLSAEDLCTKECGWAQRVVQDMIPWDAGTDNGVTYESPNKPTVPQEKIRPLTSLDHPQSPFYDPEGGAITPVARVVVERIARKGEQCNVVPDNVDDIVADIAQEEKEEDDTPETCIYSNWSPWSACSSATCDKGKRMRQRMLKAQLDLSVPCPHTQDFEPCMGPGCSDEEGSTCTMSEWITWSPCSMSCGMGLRSRERYVKQFPDDGSVCTLPTEENEKCIVNEECTPNSCLVTEWGEWDSCSATCGLGMKRRERMVKMPPPDGSICGAEVLEVEKCMMPECHTIPCMLSPWSDWSDCSVTCGKGMRTRQRVLKSAVELGECTEDLEQVEKCMLPECPTDCMVSEWTEWSECNKSCGKGHMIRTRMVKLEPQFGGDSCPETVQRKKCKIRKCNRGGGQGQVNSDEKKRRKEAREKRRSKQGGRQGEETTSTAEHPGCKMRPWSSWTDCTKLCGGGIQERLMTAKRRLKSAQLPSCKDRKEIRACNVHPC
- the LOC135550115 gene encoding spondin-1-like isoform X3, with translation MAGAGIFLCILLLQCFISTALCNAGFAFTEEPSERAGKSDGYCGRILRAQGTRKEGYNEFRLRVEGDPENYQPGSTYRVTLYASSPAYFRGFTLIALREGREGDKEEDYAGNFQIIDEEDTQFMINCPPAVTESTPRRRTRIQVFWTAPPSASGCVTLKASIVQKRIIYFQDEGSLTKRMCEKESLYGETTEKPLLDCCACGTAKYRVTFYGNWSEKVHPKDYPRRANHWSAIIGASHSKNYVLWEYGGYASEGIKKVAELGSPVSMEEEIRQKGDDVLTVIKMKAQWPAWQPLNVPFSLSSSRAAPSAEFSVDRTRHLMSFLTMLGPSPDWNVGLSAEDLCTKECGWAQRVVQDMIPWDAGTDNGVTYESPNKPTVPQEKIRPLTSLDHPQSPFYDPEGGAITPVARVVVERIARKGEQCNVVPDNVDDIVADIAQEEKEEDDTPETCIYSNWSPWSACSSATCDKGKRMRQRMLKAQLDLSVPCPHTQDFEPCMGPGCSDEEGSTCTMSEWITWSPCSMSCGMGLRSRERYVKQFPDDGSVCTLPTEENEKCIVNEECTPNSCLVTEWGEWDSCSATCGLGMKRRERMVKMPPPDGSICGAEVLEVEKCMMPECHTIPCMLSPWSDWSDCSVTCGKGMRTRQRVLKSAVELGECTEDLEQVEKCMLPECPTDCMVSEWTEWSECNKSCGKGHMIRTRMVKLEPQFGGDSCPETVQRKKCKIRKCNRGGGQGQVNSDEKKRRKEAREKRRSKQGGRQGEETTSTAEHPGCKMRPWSSWTDCTKLCGGGIQERLMTAKRRLKSAQLPSCKDRKEIRACNVHPC
- the LOC135550115 gene encoding spondin-1-like isoform X1, translating into MAGAGIFLCILLLQCFISTALCNAGFAFTEEPSERAGKSDGYCGRILRAQGTRKEGYNEFRLRVEGDPENYQPGSTYRVTLYASSPAYFRGFTLIALREGREGDKEEDYAGNFQIIDEEDTQFMINCPPAVTESTPRRRTRIQVFWTAPPSASGCVTLKASIVQKRIIYFQDEGSLTKRMCEKESLYGETTEKPLLDCCACGTAKYRVTFYGNWSEKVHPKDYPRRANHWSAIIGASHSKNYVLWEYGGYASEGIKKVAELGSPVSMEEEIRQKGDDVLTVIKMKAQWPAWQPLNVPFSLSSSRAAPSAEFSVDRTRHLMSFLTMLGPSPDWNVGLSAEDLCTKECGWAQRVVQDMIPWDAGTDNGVTYESPNKPTVPQEKIRPLTSLDHPQSPFYDPEGGAITPVARVVVERIARKPPEANGGSYHNRVVCIPQRRPVFVCPQGEQCNVVPDNVDDIVADIAQEEKEEDDTPETCIYSNWSPWSACSSATCDKGKRMRQRMLKAQLDLSVPCPHTQDFEPCMGPGCSDEEGSTCTMSEWITWSPCSMSCGMGLRSRERYVKQFPDDGSVCTLPTEENEKCIVNEECTPNSCLVTEWGEWDSCSATCGLGMKRRERMVKMPPPDGSICGAEVLEVEKCMMPECHTIPCMLSPWSDWSDCSVTCGKGMRTRQRVLKSAVELGECTEDLEQVEKCMLPECPTDCMVSEWTEWSECNKSCGKGHMIRTRMVKLEPQFGGDSCPETVQRKKCKIRKCNRGGGQGQVNSDEKKRRKEAREKRRSKQGGRQGEETTSTAEHPGCKMRPWSSWTDCTKLCGGGIQERLMTAKRRLKSAQLPSCKDRKEIRACNVHPC